A portion of the Daphnia magna isolate NIES linkage group LG4, ASM2063170v1.1, whole genome shotgun sequence genome contains these proteins:
- the LOC123466292 gene encoding uncharacterized protein LOC123466292, translating into MLIGGAEPVVESWESYPCFKVIHRFDTYEEARQNLPRAEKGLPILPNDPSQTGRGCRQTTLKSRLLPGEVTTEQESDVSLNDESYFATTSKSLLKTNTTASKGKGIVKRSAPGPSKSSLLPIPPSGLQKKKKKEKPHDTNQVETIPKAINTPRSQQIQTSSSTTCLVPAHTSSNQPSARSITDNDSNESCLDFNSDCTDIKHNSQEINDEMLCTGFPNDTQGMSNGNMVQSFSMDTQYLTAPCRNGINENRKTSQSFP; encoded by the exons ATGTTGATCGGTGGTGCTGAACCGGTTGTTGAAAGTTGGGAATCGTATCCATGTTTTAAAGTAATTCATCGATTCG ATACCTATGAAGAGGCTAGACAAAATCTCCCCCGTGCTGAAAAAGGTTTGCCAATTCTGCCAAATGATCCCTCTCAAACTGGCAGAGGTTGTCGACAAACTACTTTGAAAAGCAGACTACTGCCTGGTGAAGTTACCACAGAACAAGAGAGTGATGTCAGTCTGAACGATGAAAGTTACTTTGCTACTACCTCCAAGTCATTACTTAAGACCAACACAACAGCGAGTAAAGGAAAAG GAATCGTTAAACGATCAGCACCTGGACCAAGTAAAAGCAGTTTACTACCTATTCCACCCTCTGGACTTCAGAAGA aaaagaagaaggaaaagccACACGATACAAATCAAGTAGAGACTATACCAAAAGCAATTAATACACCACGATCACAACAGATCCAGACGTCATCATCTACTACCTGTTTAGTGCCAGCACATACGTCCAGCAATCAACCATCAGCACGTTCTATTACCGACAACGATAGTAACGAATCATGTTTAGATTTCAATAGCGATTGCACAGATATTAAGCATAATAGTCAGGAGATCAATG ACGAAATGTTGTGTACTGGCTTTCCAAATGATACACAAGGAATGTCAAATGGAAACATGGTACAATCGTTTTCTATGGACACCCAATATCTGACAGCACCATGCAGAAATGGGATTAATGAAAACCGAAAAACCTCACAATCATTTCCTTAA